The genomic segment CTTGCCAGTAGATTGGCGGGTCTGGTTTCGAATCTTTAATCGGTGGGGTTTTCCAATACGTATTCCATTGCGTTGATTGGAGTTTGTCCGTGTTGAAATTGTATTTGAGATGAAGTGGCTCCATTGTTGgaagtttgaattttttatagTGCATGAATTTATCATTATTCAACTGGGTCACATAATTATCCGACTAGTCATCCCGTGTTGACCTTTCTTGATTCATCGGCCAAATCTATCGCGGAACACAACCCTGTTCTGTTCACATAGTTTCTTTTGGACTTCTGTATACTCTTTCGGATGTTGGTTGATGTCAGTATGGAGGGAGTATTTTGTCCTGTGAGAATAGCAGTGTATGGGGAGTACTGGAtgcaattcatgtacatgtaggGCCCGTAGAAGGATATGAGTATGACAATATCAATGTGGGTATAAGGCTTGTATTTTTTCCAGTTTTGGATCTATGAGGTCCACATCGGGATTAGTCTAAACCAATTAAGGAGGTGTTTAAAGGCATTTTGGCTCGGGCTAAAAGTATGCTTTTTTAGGTAGATTGTTCCCTGGTGGAGTTTGTTCCGGGTTTTGAGGAAAATTCTTACCTGGAATTCAATGGCAATGTGGTATATGTGACACATGTACCAGAGGAATCAAAGGGTGTTCTGGGTGAAATTAATCCAATGGTGCTCTGGGAAGCAAAATAGGCGAATGAACGGGTGGCTTGGATGTATGACTAATGGTTGGATTGATGTGTCTCCCATGGCCTTAATTAGCATGCGCTGATATTTGATGAGGGTTGGCAGTTTGGGAGAGAGTTGATGAAGTGGGAAGTTGGCTTCCATTTTGTTCAGGGTTTGTATATATGGGATGGTGCTTTTGGTGGAAAAGGAAGAGCCTTGGGAATGGTAAGGATCCATGACAGCGATGACTGGTATTAGTTTAGGCTGAGGAGGTCTGGATAGCAAGCTCGGGACGATGTTGGTGTTGCTTTTTATATGCTCGAAGGCAAAACCTGTATTGGCTGAACCATTGTGCCCATCTTAAGAGTTGAGCGTTAGGTAGTCTTTTCGTTTTGAAATTCAGCATTTGGTTAAAGACTGCCATGTCAGattcaatagtaaatgacatTCGATCAGgtaaaactcaaattttttaaTGCCATATTTTACATCTAGTATCTCTTTGAAGGTGGAGTGATAATGGATTTCTGAGTCCTTGAGTCATTCGCTCTTGTATCTGCATATCTGTCGTCTTCCGCTTATCTTTTCGAGGAGTATTGTAGACCAATACTTGTCGCTTGCATTTGTTTGAATCTTGCGTGACTGTTCACCTTGGAGGGAATCATTAAAGTTGGGATCACAGTAGACTTTTCCCTTAGTGTTTTTATAGCCTTCAAGTGCTTCTGATAtagggttgtgcgcggaccaagatcgagttgccaagtcacgagataACTCCTACGAAGTTTTAGacgatcagatctgaaacgaaacagcaaaacttaattaaaatcaattagatctgaaaactaaaaattcctaattcaataaagaacagccaagaatcaaacacttatgaatagatgttcttggaagccaagaacacgaaattaagccccaagattaacttccaatcagctgaatctatcaaagaacacaaaacaacaaataaattaaaccaGAATTACGAAATCAATTGAAACTaattctagggattggacggcaagaaaagaggagtttttgtgaaatcaaaaacgtttctttatgtctaaggaagtgccgaatcagatcttggagttttgaaaaggctgaaacgcaacaagaacagcaaacaaattagctaataaaaatcgacacaagcagaaatttaaaagagattgaacagcaagaaaataaagataaagtcttAAGAAGCCTTGAAACCCCGAAAGATTttacaactcccttcaaacggctctaatctcccttccaatgaagatcaatggcaagaagaaggctaaagatggctcccacaataaaaaagaatgttaaaactacttctaaagaaaactcaagagaaaattcttgataaactcaaagagaattttcactcaaagcaaatctgaaatttttaatgcaaTTGTAATGTAACAAGGGTGGCTGgccatgcctataaataggccttataactatttcctaatctcattaggaaaacttaaaaaaaaaacctaattaacaaatttaagagggaaattcggccaagtcattttaatgggctgcttgagCCGAATTTTTACCTATAatactcctaaagtctaaaaattaaattaaacaattaaaatttttacaaattgggtcactttaacaatttggcttgattttcaactaactatggtttgacttcttagttgggcttggaatccttttattgggccttgccttcaagaacttgggcttgtagtccatctcctaccgaaattggttcgttgatgctcgtaacggagatccaatgcgctttggctgcaagattcggtttcttggaccaagatttccaagatttgaaatcttgattttcttgattcttgaagtcgctccaaacagcaagattgggtcaaaattcggtttcttgattttcttgaaaacaagaaagtgaatcttgattttctctttctttcgtgtacacATCTAAGGtcttgctaacaaattcctgaatggtcccatttagtttggaacgcatttgtcgggcctttgacctcgttattgggccttgtggtaatttgagcccatcacgttcttgagcttgggttgggcctttgtgactcgtatcaacttCAGTGTCTACTGGTCTGGAGATTTTTTTCAATAGTTCTATGAGGGGACTACTTGAGGTTGTTCTTGGTTCCTTTTAAGAGAAAAGTACTTTTTAGTGAAAAAGTGCTTTTCAAACGGGAAAAAGAACGGGCCCTAGATATTCTCGTTGGGTTCGGAATGAACTTACTCATGTAGTTTACGATTCTGAAGAACCGTTGCACTTGTCTTTTCATGATATTTACATCAGGGAACTATTGAAGCTCTTGGGCGATGTGGGGCTGCGCTATGTACTGTCCATCTTTCAAGTGTATGCTTAGGAAGTTGATCTTTGGCATGCCTATTGCCATCTTCTGTTTTGAAAACATGATTTTGCGACTCTGGACAAGGCATTAGAACTTGTTTATTGTTATGGTAGAAGTATTGAAGCAAAAAACTAGAGAGAAAGGAAGGAGAGTAGAGAAATCATATAAGGGAAGAAATGGAAGTTGTGTTGAATTTTCTTAACTGCCTTGCCCATCCCTGAATAGTGCTAACTAGTTGGATTTTACCTTTTCTAAATTTGGACTTTATGTTAAAAGGTGTCCAACATTAACCCTTGTAAAATAAgtttgtttatatttataaatgttGTAATTAGCATTTTGAAGCCCGCTATAGTTATTTTTTAtgggataaatattaaatctatacataaattttgatataatttacaGTGTTATACATTATCTTTAATTCGGTGCATTTGCATACATTAAACTTTTATTTTGGTTCGGTTTTCACACTTCACTTACCCCATTATCTATGTGGCACAATTTCTGGTTAAATCATGTGTAAATTGTTGACATGACCTTTTATTAGGTTAAAAACAACAAACAGATTTAAATTATTCCCACCtagattaaaatgataaaaaatacttagaaaagaggtttcttttttccctcacaattttttttattctaagtcgaaataatttaaatttatttgtttatttttttaacataataaaatGTCATATCAACAAATTTTACATGAATTAACGGAAAATTGTGTCATGGAGACAATAGGGttagtaaaatgtgaaaattgaaccaaaattaaaatttgatgtgcaccaaattaaagttcttgtataatattacaaattgtatatcaaaatttatgtataattttggtttttatccatttttatttatatatgtttatgaaactTTTAAACATATAGTACtcgatatatttttatatttttatcatggtatctatactattatttaagtttttgtcTTAATTGATGTCACAAGTCGATTAGAACAAAATCAGTTAGAAAATGATAAAAAGAtcattcattttttaaaagtaagttatattattatgataatatttttatcttttcgtATTTTTAATCAAGaattatgaattttgatttaagatGATTAATGCCacaaaataaattcaaaactATTGGGGCGTTTGaattgaggattagaggaataatttcatttttattaatatttttgaaattctaaaaatgaatttatctgttcggataaaaataatgaaaacttcaaaatttgtaaaaaaaattaaaagagaatttGAGTAGCtcaaattaatttcaaatttcatctttttcaaaattcttttatttcaattaatacacATGGTTTCATTATGAAATAAAgattttaaacttcaaaatataattttttatttaattttaatatatattttaaattttatattatttatttgtagtatcattgcttttctttttataattattgttaaactcataaaatttcaatagtgtaaaattttaaataattaattattcaaacaaTGAATGTTaatatattgaattgatgaatattaacatttttaaaatttctaaaatttaaaattttcatccaaacatatttttatgcttttattttattttatggtatgctgatattttaatcaaatttttattttagaaatttaaatatgtttacaaattataaaatacatcTTATGGCATATGACAATTCACTATTTctaacttcaaaaaaaaatcatattttaccatttcatattttttatagtACGTTATATccattgataataataataataataataataataataataataataataataatagttttaaaaaagCAATATggtttgattttttataatataaattagggataaatataaaaaaaaactatacatgaactttgattcaatatgtaatatcatatatgagctttgattttgtacaattttctatatggaattttaatttgattcgtAAATGTATCATGGAGGCCTCTAtactaggagttagattgcattttgccccttttACTCAaataaatggacaaattagtttttgtacattagatcaaatagtaaaatggtcatttctattaaaaatttcatttatttctattatgAAAAATTAACGTAGTTGACAAAATAATCAGACTGTTAAATGTGGTATGCTACGTATACCTTATGTTGACATACAAATACCAGTTTTaaacagtaaaaatagatgaaatttttaacagaaggataaatttgctctttgatttaatatacatggactaatttgcccatttatttgAGTaatggggcaaaatgcaatcttaCTTCTAGTATAAGATTctccatgatatttttaccaaCTTGATTCAAATTTCACAAATTACTAACAATATTATCGAATTAGCGCcattttatgttgatatattacatacaccaataattatattaatccgaTATGAAAATAAATGCATATATTTGTTGATACACAATATCAACAAAAGTGGAGAATAAAGAGAAGGGGGCGGTGTCGGAGGAGGTTGGTTCACCCATTCTAGGGCAGAGAACTAAAAAGGTAGAGGGACTCATGCAGAAGTGGTAGTGTATTAGAGTTGAGAGTGGAGAGAAGTCCCTTTACTAAATGGTATCTTAGGATATTTATAAGTAAATGATGGTTCCTACTAATTATGTTACTTAATGGACTTTGGGTGGCTCAATAGAGGGTCCAACCGAGTCCAAATTGAAGTAGAGATGTATCAGTATTTATTCtttacatgtattaaattaaattaaaattaaaatttcatattgacaaaacacattaaactaaaacaaatttattatttaaatttaatatttacccCCATAAATTATTAACGTGTTCCATTGATGGTAATACATTATTTTATCATCATATGGTAATTCACATTAATAGATGAAtctttttcaacaatttttttatttaaaaaaaagaaaattttcttcttAAATAAAAAAGTTCTCAGCtattttttaaagggttaaatattaaaattataaataaacttTGATCTACTGTGTAATGTCgtgtatgaattttaattttgtatgattttatacatgaaatttttctTTGGTTTAGTTTCATAAATCACTAACAACATTATCGAGTTAGCacaattttatgttaatatattgcatacacaaacaattatagtaatccgatataaaaataaatgttgtattcatttatttaaatatgcataattaaattaaaattaaaatttcatccatacaaatAAACCACAATTCAAATTTGGTGTATTCCTTTTTGAAATCCATTACTTTTTTCTCATGCTCTTTTAATTGGGTTATGTATCAATAAAGGCccatttatgaaattatttacgaaaataggccatttctaAAAATAATTACGGGTATGGACCGAAAACTCAAAAACGTGTTGACGTGAACTCGTTTTCAAGGGATAATCTAGAAAAAACATTTCCATGTCAACGCTTTTTTCCTTGTGTTAAGCAAAAGCGTGTTGACGTGGATGAGCTTTTGCCCATGCTCTAATGGCTATCGAAATAGCCAtcggactaaatttttaaaaaatgtcattttttaaaacattttcaaaatagaccaattttttttgaaaatttatgagAATAAGACTTTATAAAGACCCAAAGTGGcaacaccaatttttttttattttttggtgccaccaattaatgtgaaaataaaacttacaaaaaagATCTTTATATAGACCAAGGGAAACCAATCTTTATATAAATCTTTACACTGCTTAAGAAAACAAGAGAAATGAGACTTTAGTCTTTATAAAGAtttgttttgtaagttttatttccacATTAATTTTtggcacaaaaaaaaaatagtgcTGCCACTTTGGGTCTTTATAAaagtttatttttgtaaattttttaaaaaatagtctatttttgtaatatttttaaaaatgacatttaaaaaaaaaattagttcgaTGGCTATTTTGATAGTTGTTGGAGCACGGTAAAAGCGCATCCATGTCAGTGCATTTTTATCTGacacaaagaaaaaaattgacgTGAAAATATTTTTCTGGATTATCCATTGAAAACGCGTCTACGTCagtgtatttttaaattttcagtctacattcataattatatttagAAACGGCCCATTTGTGTAAATAATTTCGAAAATGGGCCTTGTACATAACCCCTTTTAATTTctccagatttaattttaaaaagaggATAATAAGAAGAACAGCTGTCCAAAAGCGCGTACTTTCGGGATATTTTggttcattttaatttaataatgaaatccaaataaaaataaaaataaaaataaaaataaaaaatagaattaaaaagcCTATAAATTTTCTCCTTCTATCAACAGCCTATTTTGAATCTCTCTACCTTTGTTTACGGAAACGCAGCGAAGAGAGAGAACACAGAGCcaagaaaaaccctaaaaatagcaGAAAAGTTATTGCCTTTTAAATTTCGATATTCAAAAAATCGACTGTCCCTTCAGCTTCCTCGAGACGATAGCGTCAGGTACTTAGGTTTCCGTAAATTCTATTTGAGTTTTTCATATctgaaatttgtttttatatttttagatgcCAATCTCAATCCCCTCTAATATTTGATAAAAGAGGTGAGAGTTTAGGGTTCCAACTTCTAATTACCCCTTTTCAGATTTCCTTTTCATAAATTGCATTTGGCTTAAACTGGGATCacggttttaatttttattaatatagtaTGTGATGAGGAAAAGTGGGGGTTTTCCGTATTGATTTTGAATCTGGCATCTGATTGAATGTGAAGCATGTAGGTGTTGGGAGTTATTTCTTCTTATTCGTTATTATTGTTGGAGTTGTTAGGTCAGCTTTAGTCAGAGTCTGCATATGCACGATTAAGCATGTAGTTGTTGGATTTGATTGAATGTGAAACTTTTGATTGCTGGAGTTATTATTGTTCTAGTTATATTGCCATCCGTGAGTTCCGAGGTTAGCTTAAACCTGGGAATGCATGGTTAAAGTACAAGTGCAAGAGGTAAAAGGAAAAGTAATGatttattataaatgaaaaattgattaaaatggaAATTCAGCTCATGATTTTGGTTATCCAAGCAATTTACATTTTGAGTTTGTAGTTATGATTTCTTTTATTAGTTTCTCATTTGCTCCTTTTTGGAGTTTTTGGTGCTTGTAGATTTTTATTGTTGCTTTTCTTGCAATGGCTGCTACTGCAACTGCTTCTTCTGCGGACCCAACATTTGCTCCGCCAGATCCCACTCTTCCCAAACCATGGAAAGGCCTAGTTGATGGTAAAACTGGTTATCTCTACTTTTGGAATCCAATGACCAATGTAACCCAATATGAGAGGCCCACAATTGTAGATTCTGTCCCGAAGTCTTCCCCAATGCGTTCTTCAATTCAGATTCAGCAATATTCTGAAGTGCGTTATGGGTATAATCCTGACAAGGAAAATGATCGTTATGAAATAGGCAACAATGGTGCATCAAAACCTGAGCCAGTATCAAGGTTTAACCAGGTATTTTTTCTACTTCTTTACTCTAAATCTTGCTCTTGATTCATTTGGTTTCTTGTTGGTCTTAGTTGAAATTGAAAATTAGTACATTTGCCTTAACTTGAGTAATGAAGTATGTCCCTTTTCTTTCTAGtgtctaaaattttcaatttgtcGCATTTGATTTTGAATTGGTTCTTGTTAAACCGTCAAAATTCTTGAAGCTTgggttttcaaaaaattaaaagtgtTAACTTATAGATAGTTATATATGTCTGTTCTTCTAACTAGGATTAATTTGATGTTCTTAATTTGCAATAGAATGCAAGTGGTGGACCTATTCTTCCCCATAATACACCTAATGGGACTCACGGCTCTGTGGTTGGAGGATCTTCTGCTGGGAGACATGGATTAGTGGCTGAGGGAAGTAATTTGTCTGGTGATGCATATCGCCATCAGCATGAGATAACTGTAACTGTGAGTATGATTGTTACGATATTTTATTACCCATCTTAGTTTTCTATGTTTAGTCAGGGACTTTGGCTTCTGAAAATATCATATTGCTGGGTAACTGATAATGTTTCATGGATCAaatatttttccttaaattttgtCAGGGACATGAAGTGCCTTCACCCTTTTCATCATTTGAAGCTACTGGCTTTTCTTCTGAGATACTTAGAGAGGTATACTATTCTTCTCCTATATCCTTTTGGTCTTTATGACATTGGTGGATTTTAAAGTCAAATCTTGTAAGTTAAATCTAAGAATGCAAGTTGAATGTTTCTCGTGTAAAGTTCTGTGGTTGCTTGAGGTCCCAGTTGAGTGTCAAACTCATGTAATTCTTTTGCCATCTTTACTCTTTGTCGCAGGTGCGATGTTTGCTCCTTGGAGGAGCTAATGTCGTACGCTGTGGTAGCCTCTGTGGGGGCCTTGCTTATAATTTGAGGTGCCCTTGTATGGTGGACCAATTTTTGGAAGGGCTTTCTGAATGATCTACGTTCGGAGCTGGGACTGCTGTTGCTGATAATTCAGTCTGCCACTCGGTCCGAACGGATGAAGGGGCCTCCTGTTCCAGCTTGCTTCAGCAAGCATTGGCTGCCTGCATACGGGGGATGATGCTTCTTCTGGCATAAATCACTCCTGTATGACAAACCAACCAAGTCTTGAAGGTGGTACATCTGCTCACAGAGGATCCTGAATTTTTCTTTCTATTGCTTTTAACAGGTACACAGTGCTGGGTTTTCTGCTCCGACCCCAATCCAGGCTCAGTCGTGGCCAATTGCATTGCAAGGTAGAGACATTGTGGCCATTGCTAAAACGGGTTCTGGGAAAACTTTGGGTTACCTAATTCCTGGATTTATGCATCTCAAGCAATGCCGTAAAGATCCTCGAATGGGTCCAACTGTGTTAGTATTGTCACCAACAAGGGAGTTGGCTACTCAGATACTAGATGAAGCTCTCAAGTTTGGGAAATCCTCAAGAATTAGTTGCACGGTATGTTACCATTTTTTGAGTCAAGATTTCAAATTTGTTTGTCTTTTGTTGTAGTTTTATCATCCTTCAATTGCAGTGAtaatgtttattatatttattacttggGATGATCTACCAATTATGATTTTTATACTTACGTGAGTTCCCATATGTTTTTTTGCAGTGTTTATATGGAGGAGCACCAAAGGGTCCTCAGTTGAGAGAGATTGAGAGAGGAGTAGATATTGTGGTTGCTACTCCTGGCCGGTTAAATGATATTCTAGAGATGAGCAGAATCAGCCTTCGTCAAGTTTCTTACCTTGTGTTAGATGAGGCTGATCGCATGTTGGACATGGGTTTTGAACCTCAAATAAGGAAGATTGTGAAAGAAGTGCCTAGTCGCAGGCAGACTCTCATGTACACGGCAACATGGCCAAAGGAAGTCCGGAAAATTGCTGCAGATCTACTCGGAAATCCTGTTCAGGTCAACATTGGCAATATCGATGAGCTTGTTGCAAACAAGTCTATCACACAGGTTTATACTCCATTATTGCTAATCCTGATTTTAATTCAAAGCAGAAAATGGCCATTATTTTGTAGTTTCTATTATGGAGGAAGGGCTACTTAAATGTCCTATAGAATTAACATTTCTCTTGTTTTGCAGTATGTTGAAGTATTATCACCAATGGAAAAACACAGAAGATTGGAACAGATACTGCGCTCCCAAGAACCTGGATCCAAAATCATAGTTTTTTGTTCAACCAAGATGTGTGATCAACTCGCCCGCAACCTCAGTCGACAGTTTGGAGCTGCTGCTATTCATGGAGACAAATCTCAGGCTGACAGGGACTATGTACTGAATCAGTTTCGAACTGGGAGGTCGCCAGTGCTTGTTGCTACTGATGTTGCTGCTCGGGGTTTGGACATTAAAGATATCAGGTAAATCTTCAATATTTTCATGTTGACTTTATTACATCTGCTATGTTGGTATATCATGATACTGATTGCATTATTTAACATCTTTCTCAGGGTAGTAATAAACTATGACTTTCCCACTGGAGTTGAAGATTATGTTCATAGGATTGGAAGGACTGGAAGGGCAGGTGCAACTGGATTGGCTTATACGTTCTTCGTCGATCAGGATTCGAAGCATGCTTCAGATCTCATCAAAGTTCTGGAAGGAGCAAACCAGCTGGTGCCCGCTGAACTTCGTGATATGGCTTCACGTGGTGGTTTGATGGGAAGGCCTAGGCGTTGGGCTCCAAGTTCTGGTGGCTTTGGTAGGGGACGTGGTGGACGTACTGATTTGGGCTATGGTGGCTGGGACAGTGGAAGGGGTGGTCGTGGAATTTCTACGTCCTCTACCTGGCCTGAGAAAAGCGGCGGAGGACGTGGAAATGATCATGAGTCTCGTGATAGGTAAATAATGATCTATTATACTTAGTATAGTAATGGATTTGTGTCGGTCTTTGCATTATGCTTTTTTGCGGTATTCGGATATCAATCTTTGACATTCACCCCTGTTTCTTAACCCTTATATGTATGAATAGGTACAATCGTGGTTTCCATGGTAGTAATGATAGGAGACGAAGTCGCAGTCGAAGTCCTGCTGGTTGGGGTGATCGTCATAAAAACACTGGCCATGATCGTAGCCGTAGTCGTAGTGCTGACAGGTATGATAAGGGTCGTCGCTTACACGACGAGATGATTAAACGTGATCGGTCACCCCCACTGCAACAACACATGCCCCCTAACAGTAATGGGATTTCAAGGGAGCcgagaaattttatagattgacGGAACCCTTATCGCAAGGAGGACTTTGGAGGATCATATGGTGATTCTCAGCACGAGCGCAGAAGATCTGGAAATGTGAATGGGCCTCATACAGGTTCTGGCAATGATGAAGTAAGGCAAGATACATCCGTATGATCATCGATCTCCTTTACCTCAGAATTGAGGCAATATGTTGGTTCTATCTCTGCCTTTTGTTACTCTTGAATTACGTAGAGCTAGCGGCAAAGGCATAGAAGTTTCAGAAGTTTGACATTTCAAGTGGAATTTTTTGTTGATTTATCTTTAGATAATTTCCGAGTGTGTTCAGAAAGGTGGCAAAGTTGTAACGTATAATGTACTATAATGTGATGGATATGAGTCAGAGCTGCAAAATTATAAGTACTAATAAAGTAATTTATTTTTCAGCGCATTGAAATTTATCCAATTAGCTAACAGTGACAGGATTCACATTGAGAAAATACTGAGGCTTAATCACACGAGGAATATTCATCGAATTGTAGAAATCCAAGAGTTGGAAAATAACAATTTTCCATCAAATCTTTAAATTGAGGTATGAACTCTCAACTGCTACCCAAAGAGTGGCCGGAGGGACGGTTTCTCAATGATGTTGATTCCTCGATCTCATACTTCTAGATCCGGATCTAAATAATATGTCATTTGACATGCTGACAAAAGAGAATGCCTAGCGCTACAAAGATAAGGATGATGTTTCCCAAATTTATAGGAAACTAAAATGGGTTTCAAAATCTAGAAAGGAAAGCATGCTGGGAAAGAAATCTATTTTGCATATGAATGTCTCCCTGATTATTGCTATTTCTCTCATTTGTGGGAGATTCGGACATAGCAGGAAGGGGTGTACCCACTGCCTGAGTATTTTACTTATCCAGGCTTTGCCATCCTTCACCATGGGATGACTTCGTTGGTCATGACCTTGCTAAGAACAACACTTCACCAGGGCTCGTATGTGGCTCGTATGTGGGACTTTGCCTAGTTCATCTCCATCCCATTATTGCCCATTCAAAAGACTATTGTGCTCCCTAAGTGACCGACCATGATGAGATCTTTGTTGTACACATGTCAAGGCCCAAGGCTAAGAAATGATCACCCTCACTTATAAATACTCATCTTTGGGAAGACTCTTACATGTCTCCTACCACTCCTTCATAGAACTAGAGCACCTTGAACCCATAACTGTACCTTTAGCAGCTCTCGACACACTCCCCAATATGTGAACTGCTATCTCTTCCTCTTACATCATTTTTCCCTCAACAACTCAGTGCGGTAAGTGTGGATCAACACGACTTTTCCCAATGAGAATGTCTTCGAATGCCTGACTACCTCCACCCATCCTTCTACCTAGCATGTTGGTTAGTCACTCATAAACAACAAACCATGAAAACCCATATATTGATGTCTAGGTAGGCTAGTTTCATGAGTAGCCTAAGCATGTAACACCCTTTGCCTGACTCGGTCATCAGGTCCGAGCTATGGAATGCTACATTCGTTGCCGAAGCACCCACTATCAGATTTACAAAAAATAATCATTCAAATAAGAAACTATGTTTTAAACACATTTACATTATATTAAACAATCAAATCCAAGCCTTAatcaagcttacaaaagctttttTATTGACCCGAGCACGAAATATGATCAAATTGCAAagttttagaatttcaaggcTAACATTGTGACATCATCGCTTCCACGTTGAGACGTCGCCAAATAGTTTGTGACGTCGCGACGTCACACACTGTTGGCCGATTTTGTGATGAAGAAAAA from the Gossypium hirsutum isolate 1008001.06 chromosome D09, Gossypium_hirsutum_v2.1, whole genome shotgun sequence genome contains:
- the LOC107892276 gene encoding ATP-dependent RNA helicase-like protein DB10 isoform X2, producing MAATATASSADPTFAPPDPTLPKPWKGLVDDSVPKSSPMRSSIQIQQYSEVRYGYNPDKENDRYEIGNNGASKPEPVSRFNQNASGGPILPHNTPNGTHGSVVGGSSAGRHGLVAEGSNLSGDAYRHQHEITVTGHEVPSPFSSFEATGFSSEILREVHSAGFSAPTPIQAQSWPIALQGRDIVAIAKTGSGKTLGYLIPGFMHLKQCRKDPRMGPTVLVLSPTRELATQILDEALKFGKSSRISCTCLYGGAPKGPQLREIERGVDIVVATPGRLNDILEMSRISLRQVSYLVLDEADRMLDMGFEPQIRKIVKEVPSRRQTLMYTATWPKEVRKIAADLLGNPVQVNIGNIDELVANKSITQYVEVLSPMEKHRRLEQILRSQEPGSKIIVFCSTKMCDQLARNLSRQFGAAAIHGDKSQADRDYVLNQFRTGRSPVLVATDVAARGLDIKDIRVVINYDFPTGVEDYVHRIGRTGRAGATGLAYTFFVDQDSKHASDLIKVLEGANQLVPAELRDMASRGGLMGRPRRWAPSSGGFGRGRGGRTDLGYGGWDSGRGGRGISTSSTWPEKSGGGRGNDHESRDRYNRGFHGSNDRRRSRSRSPAGWGDRHKNTGHDRSRSRSADRYDKGRRLHDEMIKRDRSPPLQQHMPPNSNGISREPRNFID
- the LOC107892276 gene encoding DEAD-box ATP-dependent RNA helicase 14 isoform X1; the encoded protein is MAATATASSADPTFAPPDPTLPKPWKGLVDGKTGYLYFWNPMTNVTQYERPTIVDSVPKSSPMRSSIQIQQYSEVRYGYNPDKENDRYEIGNNGASKPEPVSRFNQNASGGPILPHNTPNGTHGSVVGGSSAGRHGLVAEGSNLSGDAYRHQHEITVTGHEVPSPFSSFEATGFSSEILREVHSAGFSAPTPIQAQSWPIALQGRDIVAIAKTGSGKTLGYLIPGFMHLKQCRKDPRMGPTVLVLSPTRELATQILDEALKFGKSSRISCTCLYGGAPKGPQLREIERGVDIVVATPGRLNDILEMSRISLRQVSYLVLDEADRMLDMGFEPQIRKIVKEVPSRRQTLMYTATWPKEVRKIAADLLGNPVQVNIGNIDELVANKSITQYVEVLSPMEKHRRLEQILRSQEPGSKIIVFCSTKMCDQLARNLSRQFGAAAIHGDKSQADRDYVLNQFRTGRSPVLVATDVAARGLDIKDIRVVINYDFPTGVEDYVHRIGRTGRAGATGLAYTFFVDQDSKHASDLIKVLEGANQLVPAELRDMASRGGLMGRPRRWAPSSGGFGRGRGGRTDLGYGGWDSGRGGRGISTSSTWPEKSGGGRGNDHESRDRYNRGFHGSNDRRRSRSRSPAGWGDRHKNTGHDRSRSRSADRYDKGRRLHDEMIKRDRSPPLQQHMPPNSNGISREPRNFID